Within the Candidatus Firestonebacteria bacterium RIFOXYD2_FULL_39_29 genome, the region TGAAATTGAAATGTGGTACAGACCTTTAATAAAAAAAGGCTTTAAATAAGGGAAATGAGTCTAAATATGCCTAATTCAGCGGAACTTGGGTTAGATATGGATTAAAGAAGTCGCAAAGGGAAATAAAGCAGGCCTGCGGAATAAAGGACAGAAGCGACTTTTAATTTGAGGACCGGTTTTCCGGCGAGGTCTCGCTGTTTCACAGCGGACGCCCCGATATCACATCAACTACATACAGAAAATATATATTACTCCATTGTCTTCTTTAAGTCACTAAGCTTTTTTTTGAGTTTATCAATTGTCTCTACAAGTTCAAGTTCTTTAAAATTAATCTCCATTTGAACTTCGTTTTTCCTCAAATCCTTTAGTTTCTTTTTTGCACCATCTATCGTAAATCCTTCGTTATACAGTAAGCGCTGGATTAATAATACCATTTCTATATCTTTTTTTCTATAGGCACGTTGTCCGCCAATGCTTCTTACCGGTCTTAGAATTTTGAATTGCTTTTCCCAATACCTGAGAATATATGACTTAACTTTGGTAATATCACTTACCTCTCGTATTGTAAAAAATAACTTATCCGGAATCTGTATTTCTTGAGCAGGATTATTTTCCATTTTCTATCCTTTTTTTGAGTATTTCACTCGGTTTAAAAGCAGGAGAATTCCTCTCAGGAACAACAATTTTCTCGCCTGTCTTTGGATTCCTGCAGACTCTTTCTTTTCTTGTTCTTATAATAAACGTTCCAAAACCGCTGATTTGAACCTTGTCTCCATTCTTTAAGGAATCAACAATACAGTCAATAAAGGATTGAACCGCAACTTTAGCTACATTGCCGTTTACACCAAGATCTACTACTTTTTTGACCAGATTATTTTTCGTAACTGTTTCCATTTTATCCCCTTAGAAATTTTCTTCTTTTTTCAGCTTTCTTTGCATAAGATTATTAACGGCTGTTTTTGGATTATTCCGGTTAAAAAGCACGCCATAAGTCTCAGCCACTATCGGCATATCTACTTTTTCCTTCTTAGCAAGCCTGAAAACAGCTGCCGATGTAGTTACACCTTCCGCTACCATATCCATAGACTTTAATATTTTTGAAAGCTTTTCTCCCCGCCCAATTCGCTCTCCAACACTGCGATTTCTGCTATGCGGACTCATACAGGTAACTATAAGATCTCCAAAACCGGCCAAACCGTTTAAAGTTTCGGATTTTGCACCAAGCTTAAGAGCTAATCTTTTCATCTCAGCCATTCCCCTGGTCAGTAAAGCTGCTTTCGTATTATCTCCCAATTCCATTCCATCAAGAATGCCTTTGGAAAGGGCAATAACGTTCTTTAATGCACCGCCAAGCTCAACCCCTATCACATCCCTGCTGGTATAGACTCTGAAATATTTATTTGAAAATAAAGTTTGGAAATAAGATGCAATTTTTGCGTCCTTTGAAGCGACTATCACGGCTGTAGGCATCTTTCGACCAACTTCTTCCGCATGACTGGGACCTGACAATACAGCCAGTTTTATTTTTTTACCTAACTTTTTTTTAATTATCTCAGACATTCTCTCCAATGTTTTAGTATCAATACCTTTAACTACACTCAAAACAACAACATCATTTCTGATTTTCTCGTTTTTTAACTTATCCAAAACACTTCTTACAAATTTTGATGGTATTGCAATTACAATAGCTTTCGCTTCTTTTACCGCATCAGAAAGCGAAGCTGTAATCTTTATACCCTCAGGAATTTTAATTCCCGGTAAAAATTTTGTATTAATTCTTTTCTTGTTTAAATATTTTGCATAGGGCTTTAAATATTCATAAATAGTAACATTCTGACCATTTTCATTAAGTACCAATGCCAATGCTGTGCCCCAGCCTCCGGCACCTATAATTGCAACTTTTTCTGCCATATCTTATTCTCCGTCCCTTTATATAATCTTTTTATATTTGGAAGATGCCTGATTATTATCATTACACAAGCCAGAACACCGAATAACTGAAGAGGCAAAGATTCTCCGGAAAAAAACATTGTTACCGGAAAAATAATGGAGCCAATAATGGAACCTACAGAAACATATCTCGTCAGAAACACTAATATCGCAAAAGCTGAAAAGGCTACTATTGCTTCTATCGGTGCAAGAGCCAAAGCAACTCCTATACTTGTTGCTACACCTTTTCCGCCTTTGAACTTTAGAAAAAACGACCAGTTGTGACCGACTATTGCCGCTAAACCGCAGAGTATTGAAGCACTGATCAGTATTGGCAGAAATCTGGAAGTATCTCCTGTAAAAGCAGCAGCTGCTGCAGTAATTCCGAACAATCCGGGAATAAAGACTACGCATAGAAATCCTTTAAGAGCATCCAGAAGCAAGACAGATACACCCGGAAAAGTTCCGAAAGTTCTCATAATATTTGTCGCGCCTATATTCTTACTTCCCAATTCTCTGATATCTTTTTTATAAAACAATTTCCCGATTAAAAGACCAAAAGGAATTGATCCGATCATATACGAAAGCAAAACAGCACCGGTTATTTGAAATAATATTTTATCCAAATTTTTTAATCCCCTTTATACTGTAATCTACGAGAGAAATTGTACACAATAATACGGTAATATACATGTAAATTTCTATTTCCAGATTGTAATTAAAAGCAAAAACTGCATTAAGCAACAAAAGCATAACAGAAGTACTTTCAAAAAAATTGGTAATTTTTCCGAAAATACTGGGTTCTACTTTTATATTTGAAGTAATCATATACATTAATATCCAGCCAATAATAAGCAAAACATCCCTGCTGATTATTACTATCGCAATCCAATCCGGAATGTAGTTATTAAGCGCAAAAAGAATAAAAGCCGTATCAATAAGTAATTTATCAGCCAGGGGATCCAGCATAGCTCCCAGTAAACTCCGGGATTTCGAAAGCCTGGCGACAACACCGTCTATGACGTCAGTAATAATTGCCAAGAAAAATATTAAGGTCGCAATAGGCAGGCTCTTTCTGAAAAAAATAATAAATATAGGAACACCTATAATGCGCAACACCGTGAGAAAATTAGGGACTGTCAAAGTTCTCATACTTTCACAACCTTGTTTTTGCCGCTTTTCTTTGCGGTATAAAGCCGGTTATCAGCAATATCAATAAGATCCCTCGGTCCATTATTTTTACCGGACAAAGAAGAAATACCCAGACTTATGGTCAGGTTCTTTGTGCGTGATTTTTTCTTATATTCAAATTCATATTTTTCTACATTTTTCCGGAGTTCCTCAGCCAATTCAAATGCTTCATCCTTGTTTTTTCCTGGCAGGATTATTGCGAATTCTTCTCCTCCGTATCTTGCAGAACAAGCACTTTCTTCAAGCGTAGAATGTACAAGTGTTCCTATAGCTCTTAAAATACTATCGCCTTCCAGGTGTCCAAAGGTATCGTTATAATATTTAAAATCATCTATATCAAAATATATCAAAGATAATGATTTGCCGTTTTCTTTTGCTTTTTTATATTCTTCTCTCAATTTTTCTTGAAAATATCTGTGATTATACAAACCCGTCAATTCATCAGAGAAGGACAGACGTTCAATTCTCTCGTAAAATCTTGCATTTTGAATAGCGATAGCCGATTGATTTGCGAAAATTTCAAGCAAAGTAAGATCTTCCGCAGAAATTGCAGCTTTAGTGAACCCGTCTGCGACAACTACCAGTACACCAAGTACATTATTTCTTACGATCAACGGTATTGTGGCAAATTCTTTAAGGTTTAATAATTCAATCAAATGTTGTTCGCATCTGTGATCATTTTTCGCATCTTTTATTATAAAAGGTTTTTTCTCTATCGCAGTCCTTGAGATTATTCCGGTTGTTTCATCTAAATTAAAAAACTGCTGACGAAGAACTTCGTTTAAAACCCCCATTCCTATTTCTCCGCGTAAAACCGTTTTTTGTTTTTCTTCTACTGTCAGGAATATAAAAGCCCTCTCATATTTAAGTTCGCGGGTAAGATTATGCAAAATCATATCGAGTACATTTTCCAGATTCATAGTACTTCTTAAAGCTTCGGTAACCCTGTTAATTTCTTTAAACTCGTTGTACATATGTTGAAGCCCTCTAATCTGCCAATAATTGCTTACATCGTTCCTTACGAAAAAAAAGACAAAAAGAATAAAAATTCCGTATTTCAGATAAAGATCATTAATTTCTTCGAAGTCAAGAAAAACAAAGGCAGCAAGAAGAAGCAGAATTAAAAGAGTTGATGTCCTGACCAGCCAGGGCATCAATCTGAGACGATTCTCAGTGATAAACGTATTTACAAATTTGTTAATTTGACTTATCATTCTTTCTCTTTGTCATAATTTTCACAAAAACATCCACTATTGAAGGATCAAATTGCGTATACTTATTGCCTTCCAATTCACGTATGGCTTTTTCATGGCTCATAGCCTTTCTGTAGGGTCTGTCTGAAGTCATTGCTTCAAAGGAATCAACAACAGTTATGATTCTTGAAAGTATTGGAATATCTTCTTTTTTTAACCCGTCAGGATACCCGCCTCCTCCGTACATTTCATGATGGTGCGCAATGATTTTTGCGACATCTTTAAATTCTTCTATATTCGCAAGAATATTTGATCCAATAACCGGATGTTTTTTAATGACTTCATACTCTTCTTTAGTCAATTTCTCGGGTTTTTTTAGAATATTGTCGCTTATTGCGATTTTACCTATATCATGAAGAATTGCGCTGTATTGAAGAAGTTCCATTTCATTTTCTTTTAGTCCCATTTCTAATGCAATATCCGTCGCATACCTTAAAACCTCTTCTGAATGACCTTTAGTATAGTTATCCTTTTCATCAAGAGCTGTGGCAAAAGATTTAATAACATTCAGGTACATTTCTTTCCAATTTTTAAATAACCTGGTATTTTCTATTGCAATAGCAGTATGGGAAGTAAAAATCAACATTAACTTCCGGTCGTTACCGGAAAATTCACGTTTATGCCTGAAAAACAGAGTTAAAATACCGATGACTTTGTTTTTCGCTAAAAGCGGAATACAAACAAGAGACTTAATCCCCTCAGCTATTAATGGAGTTGACATTTCATATTTACTGTTTTCCAAATCTTCAATAACCATTATTTGATGTGTTTCTACAACTTCACCTTCACTGGTTGTAAATACTTTAAGATGTTGACCGTCCATGCATTTTGACGACAAGCCATAAGATATACAAAGTTCAAGTTCCTGGGTTTTTTCATTAAGCAGTCTTAAAGTTGAACCTTTTGCATCCATCATTTCACAAACAGATTTTGATATGAGATTTAAAACATCATCAAGCTTTAACGTTGATAAAATCACGTTTCCAATATAGGATATTGCAGAGAGTTCATTAATAATAGTCGCCGTGTTCTCATTCATCTTTGCGCGTTCAACTATTATTGAAGCCTTTTCTATAAGATTAGAATAATGGGACAATTCCCTTTCCGTAATATTATCTTTATATACAACAATACAACCAAAAACCTCATTATTAGTTTTAAGCGGGAAACCGATTCTACCGGTAATTCTTACAAATTTTCCGGAAGTAAAGACATTGTCGACAACTTCCTGATTTTCTTTCAGCAAATTAGATTCTCTCTTTATTTTAAAGCCACACACTGCTTTTACGGCACATTCATTTGTTCTGGCTGATTTCATAAATATTACCGCACTTTCAGATTTAGAGATACTTACAAACCTGTTAATCAGTACCTCTAAAACCTCTTCCGTGGTTAAAGAAAGTAAACCAATCTCAGTAATAGCATTTATACCCAGCAATTCCTCTTTGTAGGCCTTCTCCTGATCAATGAGCTTTTTATTCTCAATAACAATAGATATCTGCGAAGCAAATATTTTCATGTATTTTTTTTCTGCTTCTAAAAACAGCCGGGGATCTTCAAGACTTAAAAACAAGAGAGCTCCGGTAACTTTACCTTTTATTAATACCGGTATAATTACCCCTGTTTTCACGAGAATTACATTCGCCGGAGATTTTATTTCCACCTGTTTTCCTGCTTTTGTATCCTCCCAGAACTTTTGTAATTTTATTGTATTTAATGTAACTTCTTTAACCCATTTAATAAAATCTTCATTTCCGGTAATAACAGAAATATCATCATCTTTTTCGAAAAGAAAAATGCCAACGGCAACATTTTTAATAATTTTCCCGGCTTCAATTGTTATGACATTAAGAATATCCTTGGGGGCATTAGAGGAAGTTATCAATTCACTACTTCTATTAATTATTTTAAACTGATCAAATAAATTCTGTACCTGCCCTAAAAGTGAACTACTCTCATTTTTAAGTTTTAAAAAAAGCCAGCTAATAGATAAAACAAGAAGCAAAATTGATATAAACAATAATACATCTATAACTGGGACATTCAAATGCATTTTATATCCTTCTTTAAGTTAGATATAATTAGCTTAGCAAAGTATTAGCTTTTTGTCAATAACTCATTTGATATGAGAGATATTTTTGATAGGAGTGTTGAAATTCCCATAGATTCTTTGGCTGAGACAAATACAGCATCAGGATAGTCATTCTTTAAGCGTAGAATTCTGGATTTTTGAGTCATATCTATTTTATTTAACACTGTCAAAATAGGTTTATTTAGGACGTTTAACTCGCGAAGCTCCCTGTATACAGCTTCAATTTGAATGTCAAGATCTAATCTGCCGGCATCTAAAATCATAATTATGATATCAGAATATTCAATCTCTTCAAGAGTTGCCCTGAATGATGTCACCAGTTCAGACGGTAAGCTTCTGATAAATCCAACAGTATCAGTCAACAGAATACTGACTTTAGATGAAAGGTACAGTTTTCTGGTTGTCGGGTCCAGTGTTGAAAACAGCTTATTTTCAGCAAGAACATTAGATTTTGTCAACAAGTTAAGCAAAGTTGATTTTCCGGAGTTAGTGTAACCTACGAGAGTCGCATTCAGAAACCCCTTGGCTTTTCGTCCCTCTCTCATTATTTTTCGATGAGCCCTTACATCATCAAGCTTTCCTTTTAAAAATTCTATGCGGCTCCGTATATTACGCTTATCAACTTCCAGCTTTGTCTCACCCGGCCCCCTCGTTCCAATACCTCCACCCATCTGAGAAAGCTCTATTCCTTTTCCTGATAACCGCGGCAATAAATAGATAAGCTGAGCTAATTCTACCTGCAGCTTTCCCTCCGTTGTCCTTGCATGTCTTGCAAAAATATCAAGAATAAGAGTACACCTGTCTATTATTTTTCTTTTAATAGACTCTTCCAAATTACGCTGCTGATTTGGCTTTAAATTATTATTAAATATTATAACATCCGCGCCTATTTCTCGGCTTCTTTGGCGAATTTCATCAACTTTTCCCTTTCCAATAAAATAAGTCGCATCAGGAATACTTCTATTTTGAATTACTGTCTCAAGAATCTCCACTGAAGCGGTATTCGCAAGCAGTTCTGTTTCTTTATAAGAATCTGCCCCTTCGGTAGAAATTCCGCAAAGTACTCCTTTTTCTATAGGCATTTTTTTTCCTTTATTTTAGAGATAATGTATCTTAATAATATATCTATATCTTCTTTAGCATCAACCCAGTTAACCCTTGGATCTTTTTTAAACCACGTAATCTGCCGCTTTGCATAGTGCCTGGTATTCATTTTTGTTAAATATACAGCTTTTTCAAAAGTGATAAGCCCCTTAAGATGATCTGCAAATTGCCGGTAACCAAGACCATTTAACTGAGAAATTTCGAACCCATACTTATCAACTATAGTTTTCACTTCATTCAAAAGTCCCGCACTCAGCATTTTATCAACTCTATCATTTATTCTGGAATAAAGCTCTTTTCTTTCAAGATTCAGCCCGATGAGAACCGTACTTCCGATATCTAAAGGAATTGCAGACTTCGCAATTTCCTTTCTGGATTTATTTGTAACTCTAAACAACTCAAGCGCTCTTATTATCCTCATCTCATCATTAAAGTGAATATGTTTTGCAGAATCAGGATCTGATTTGACTAACTCTTCATAGAGGAATTTAAGTCCTTTTGTTTTTATTTCATCAATTATACTCTGCCTGACTCCCTTAAAAGAACCTTCCACCTTCAAAAGGCCGTCTAATACAGCTCTAACATACAAACCCGAACCGCCAACCAATATAGGAAAACGACCTTTACTAACAACTTCTTTTATGGACTGCCTTGCCATAGTTGAATAATCGAATGCATTTAACTCTGTTTTAGGAGATATAGTACCAATAAGATGGTGTTTAACCGTTTTTAATTGCCGCTCATCAGGTTTTGCAGATCCAATATCAAACTCCTTGTAAATCTGCAATGAATCAGCGGAAATAATTTCTCCTTCCAGCTCCTTTGCCAGCCTGAGAGAGATGTCCGTCTTACCTGAAGCGGTCGGCCCAAGGATTACAAGAAGAGAGGCATTTTTAAGTTCTTTTGAATTTTTTATCAAGCTCATCAAAGGTTATCTTAATTATCCCCGGTCTACCGTGAGGACAATATGGCAGGTCGCATTCAATAAAGTTATTTATTAATATAAGCATTAACTCATAGCTTAAAGAATCTCCCGCCCTCACAGCCGAATGACAAGCTAATGTCTTAACTATTAAATCTGCTTTGTCACTGATAGAGCTAGAGTTACGATTATCTTCTTCAAGCTGTTCAATAACTTCAATTAATACTCTTTCAGAATCCTTTCCTGCAAGAAATTCAGGGACTCCGTTAATCATAAAAGTATCTTTCCCGATAGCCTCAACATCGAAACCAAATGTCTTAAAAGTTTTTATATTATCATTAAGTATTTTAACTTGCTTGTATTTTAAACTAACACTTATTGACGTAA harbors:
- a CDS encoding tRNA (adenosine(37)-N6)-dimethylallyltransferase MiaA, translated to MSLIKNSKELKNASLLVILGPTASGKTDISLRLAKELEGEIISADSLQIYKEFDIGSAKPDERQLKTVKHHLIGTISPKTELNAFDYSTMARQSIKEVVSKGRFPILVGGSGLYVRAVLDGLLKVEGSFKGVRQSIIDEIKTKGLKFLYEELVKSDPDSAKHIHFNDEMRIIRALELFRVTNKSRKEIAKSAIPLDIGSTVLIGLNLERKELYSRINDRVDKMLSAGLLNEVKTIVDKYGFEISQLNGLGYRQFADHLKGLITFEKAVYLTKMNTRHYAKRQITWFKKDPRVNWVDAKEDIDILLRYIISKIKEKKCL
- a CDS encoding acyl-phosphate glycerol 3-phosphate acyltransferase, yielding MIGSIPFGLLIGKLFYKKDIRELGSKNIGATNIMRTFGTFPGVSVLLLDALKGFLCVVFIPGLFGITAAAAAFTGDTSRFLPILISASILCGLAAIVGHNWSFFLKFKGGKGVATSIGVALALAPIEAIVAFSAFAILVFLTRYVSVGSIIGSIIFPVTMFFSGESLPLQLFGVLACVMIIIRHLPNIKRLYKGTENKIWQKKLQL
- a CDS encoding glycerol-3-phosphate dehydrogenase; amino-acid sequence: MAEKVAIIGAGGWGTALALVLNENGQNVTIYEYLKPYAKYLNKKRINTKFLPGIKIPEGIKITASLSDAVKEAKAIVIAIPSKFVRSVLDKLKNEKIRNDVVVLSVVKGIDTKTLERMSEIIKKKLGKKIKLAVLSGPSHAEEVGRKMPTAVIVASKDAKIASYFQTLFSNKYFRVYTSRDVIGVELGGALKNVIALSKGILDGMELGDNTKAALLTRGMAEMKRLALKLGAKSETLNGLAGFGDLIVTCMSPHSRNRSVGERIGRGEKLSKILKSMDMVAEGVTTSAAVFRLAKKEKVDMPIVAETYGVLFNRNNPKTAVNNLMQRKLKKEENF
- a CDS encoding GTPase HflX codes for the protein MPIEKGVLCGISTEGADSYKETELLANTASVEILETVIQNRSIPDATYFIGKGKVDEIRQRSREIGADVIIFNNNLKPNQQRNLEESIKRKIIDRCTLILDIFARHARTTEGKLQVELAQLIYLLPRLSGKGIELSQMGGGIGTRGPGETKLEVDKRNIRSRIEFLKGKLDDVRAHRKIMREGRKAKGFLNATLVGYTNSGKSTLLNLLTKSNVLAENKLFSTLDPTTRKLYLSSKVSILLTDTVGFIRSLPSELVTSFRATLEEIEYSDIIIMILDAGRLDLDIQIEAVYRELRELNVLNKPILTVLNKIDMTQKSRILRLKNDYPDAVFVSAKESMGISTLLSKISLISNELLTKS